A region of Vicia villosa cultivar HV-30 ecotype Madison, WI unplaced genomic scaffold, Vvil1.0 ctg.000561F_1_1, whole genome shotgun sequence DNA encodes the following proteins:
- the LOC131629388 gene encoding cytochrome c-2-like — MASFDEAPPGNPTAGDKIFRTKCAQCHTVDKGAGHKQGPNLNGLFGRQSGTTPGYSYSAANKNKAVNWDEKTLYDYLLNPKKYIPGTKMVFPGLKKPQDRADLISYLKQATASE, encoded by the exons ATGGCCTCCTTCGATGAAGCTCCTCCCGGAAACCCCACCGCCGGCGACAAGATCTTCAGAACTAAGTGCGCTCAGTGCCACACCGTCGACAAAGGCGCCGGCCACAAACaag GACCCAATCTGAATGGTTTGTTTGGAAGACAATCTGGGACAACTCCTGGATACTCCTATTCCGCAGCTAACAAGAACAAGGCTGTGAATTGGGATGAGAAAACACTGTATGATTACTTGCTTAACCCCAAGAAG TACATCCCGGGGACAAAGATGGTGTTTCCTGGTCTCAAGAAGCCCCAGGATCGTGCTGATCTTATTTCGTATCTGAAGCAGGCCACTGCATCAGAATAG
- the LOC131629371 gene encoding probably inactive leucine-rich repeat receptor-like protein kinase At5g48380 gives MKMVLSSASVTVNFFLLISCFIMSYGTESDILCLKKVKATLKDPNNYLQSWNFNNRTEGFICKFTGVECWHPDESRVLNLKLSNMGLKGEFPRGIKNCSSLTGLDLSLNSLSKSIPNDISSLVQYVVSLDLSSNDFTGEIPVSLSNCSYLNSLKLDQNQLTGQIPPQFASLTRIKTFSVSNNLLSGQVPNFREGIVTKDDYANNSALCGAPLVACSGSSKTNTAVIAGAAAGGVTLAALGVGVGMLFYLRSLSRRKKEEDPEENKWARILKGTKKIKVSMFEKSISKMSLSDLMKATNNFSKSNVIGTGRSGTVYRAVLVDGTSLMVKRLLESQHSEQEFTAEMATLGTVRHRNLVPLLGFCLAKKERFLVYKNMPNGTLHNQLHPETGECTMEWSTRLKIAIGAAKGFAWLHHNCNPRIIHRNISSKCILLDANFEPKISDFGLARLMNPIDTHLSTFVNGEFGDLGYVAPEYTTTLVATPKGDVYSFGTVLLELVTGERPTHISKAPETFKGNLVEWIMQQSVNASLKDTIDESLIGKGVDHELFQFLKVACNCVTSTAKERPTMFEVYQFLREIGSKYNFATEDEIMVLTENGDAGKLEELIVAREA, from the exons ATGAAGATGGTTTTGAGTAGTGCTTCTGTTACTGTTAATTTCTTTCTGCTGATTAGTTGTTTCATCATGAGCTATGGTACTGAGAGTGACATATTATGCTTGAAAAAAGTGAAAGCAACACTTAAAGACCCAAACAATTACTTGCAATCTTGGAATTTCAACAATAGAACTGAAGGGTTTATTTGCAAGTTCACTGGTGTTGAATGTTGGCATCCTGATGAAAGTAGGGTTTTGAATCTCAAACTTTCGAATATGGGACTTAAGGGAGAGTTTCCTCGCGGCATTAAGAATTGCTCGAGCTTAACAGGATTGGATCTTTCGTTGAACAGTCTCTCGAAAAGCATTCCAAATGATATATCTAGCCTTGTTCAATATGTGGTTTCTCTTGATCTGTCTTCGAATGATTTTACGGGGGAGATTCCTGTGTCGCTTAGTAATTGTTCCTATCTTAATAGTCTTAAACTCGACCAAAACCAACTCACCGGTCAAATTCCTCCGCAATTTGCTTCACTGACAAGGATTAAGACGTTTAGTGTTTCGAATAATCTTTTGTCAGGACAAGTTCCGAATTTTAGGGAAGGTATAGTTACAAAAGATGATTATGCAAATAATTCAGCACTCTGCGGCGCTCCGTTGGTTGCTTGCAGCGGGTCTTCGAAGACTAACACTGCAGTTATAGCGGGAGCAGCTGCTGGTGGTGTGACTCTTGCAGCATTAGGAGTGGGGGTTGGAATGCTTTTCTATCTGCGCAGTCTTTCGCGcaggaaaaaggaagaagatcctgaagaaaaCAAGTGGGCGAGAATCCTAAAGGGAACCAAAAAAATTAAG GTTTCAATGTTTGAGAAGTCGATTTCAAAAATGAGCTTGAGTGATCTCATGAAGGCTACGAATAACTTCAGCAAAAGCAATGTCATTGGGACTGGAAGATCAGGAACTGTTTACAGAGCTGTCCTCGTTGACGGCACATCACTCATGGTTAAGAGATTGTTGGAATCTCAACACTCGGAGCAAGAGTTTACGGCTGAGATGGCTACACTAGGAACAGTGCGACATCGAAACTTGGTTCCTCTCTTAGGTTTTTGCCTCGCCAAAAAGGAGAGATTTTTGGTCTATAAAAATATGCCAAACGGTACTCTTCACAACCAACTACATCCTGAAACTGGCGAATGCACTATGGAGTGGTCTACACGGCTCAAAATCGCAATCGGAGCAGCCAAAGGATTCGCATGGCTTCATCACAACTGCAATCCGCGGATCATTCACCGAAACATAAGCTCTAAGTGCATCTTGTTGGATGCAAATTTCGAGCCTAAAATATCAGATTTCGGTCTTGCCAGATTAATGAACCCGATCGATACTCATTTGAGTACTTTTGTAAACGGCGAGTTTGGTGATTTAGGCTACGTTGCTCCCGAGTATACAACAACTCTGGTGGCTACACCTAAGGGTGATGTTTACAGCTTTGGAACTGTGCTTCTCGAGCTGGTAACTGGCGAAAGACCTACACATATTTCAAAAGCTCCAGAAACTTTTAAAGGAAATTTGGTAGAATGGATCATGCAGCAATCAGTCAACGCAAGCCTAAAAGACACAATCGATGAATCACTAATCGGAAAAGGTGTTGATCATGAACTTTTTCAGTTTCTTAAGGTTGCTTGCAACTGTGTTACTTCAACTGCAAAGGAGAGGCCGACGATGTTCGAAGTATACCAGTTTCTAAGAGAGATTGGAAGTAAATATAATTTTGCTACCGAGGATGAGATAATGGTGCTTACAGAAAATGGTGATGCTGGTAAGTTGGAAGAACTTATCGTAGCGCGCGAGGCGTAA
- the LOC131629389 gene encoding uncharacterized protein LOC131629389: MEGLKVSEASLIVHIHPSKSNQVSKAVLRELSTMLFTFDEIFDGVVLAYDVNSFDNCAKILPGIFPYFGVNLKVNLLLFSPKPDMLLEGKIVKVTHESIHVVVLGFASAIITEKDIRAEFVYKTKHGQEVYASNSHKRHVIKVGTTIRFLVKSFDEEMLHVYGSLVPDNTGSIHWLDKNSEVVSHSDRSIKKRDNEGQPLMSDKDALDVEPLTVYPAQKLKKSKKQKVKEES; this comes from the exons ATGGAAGGGCTAAAGGTTTCAGAAGCTAGCTTAATAGTTCACATTCATCCTTCTAAAAGCAATCAAGTTTCAAAAGCAGTTCTTCGTGAACTCAGCACTATGCTTTTCACGTTCGACGAGATCTTCGACGGCGTCGTTTTGGCTTACGATGTTAACTCCTTCGACAATTGCGCCAAGATTCTTCCTGGAATTTTTCCTTATTTCGGTGTTAATTTGAAGGTTAATCTGTTGCTTTTTTCTCCCAAGCCAGATATGCTTTTAG AAGGAAAGATAGTGAAAGTTACACATGAGTCTATTCATGTTGTTGTGCTTGGATTTGCTTCTGCGATTATAACTGAGAAAGATATCAGGGCGGAGTTTGTGTACAAAACG AAACACGGGCAAGAAGTGTATGCGAGCAACTCTCACAAGCGACATGTGATAAAGGTTGGAACCACGATACGGTTTTTGGTTAAGAG CTTTGATGAGGAAATGCTACATGTTTATGGATCTCTAGttccagataatacaggaagcaTACATTGGTTGgataagaactcggaagttgtttcccacTCTGACAG GAGCATAAAAAAGAGAGATAATGAGGGACAGCCATTAATGTCAGATAAAGATGCTTTAGATGTGGAACCATTAACTGTTTACCCTGCTCAAAAACTAAAGAAGTCGAAGAAGCAGAAAGTCAAAGAAGAATCTTAA